In Rhodamnia argentea isolate NSW1041297 chromosome 11, ASM2092103v1, whole genome shotgun sequence, one genomic interval encodes:
- the LOC115756838 gene encoding brefeldin A-inhibited guanine nucleotide-exchange protein 1 isoform X2, with translation MSASQSLGGQSRCGRVIGPSLDKIIKNAAWRKHSHIVSACKSALDKLETIPSAPSPVSADPPSPLLGLSLSDSDFVLQPLILALDSAYGKIVEPALECAFRLFSLNLVHAEIGDVAGYGDQASAGGGSGSILRLLQGVCKSGGIGEEAIELGVLRVALAAVRSPCLLIRGDCLLHLVRTCYNVYLGGQNGTNQICAKSVLAQIVVIVFSRAEEDSMAVSFKTVSVSELLEFTDKNLNEGSSIHFCQNFVNEVVDANDGTAVNKNLELHSTSDLQNGDVPGVKEDEKHELSDAESTDGAKSGGGSKIREDGFLLFKNLCKLSMKFSTQEQTDDQILLRGKILSLELLKVVIDNGGPIWRTNERFLSAIKQFLCLSLLKNSALSVMAIFQLQCSIFMSLLSKFRSGLKAEIGIFFPMLVLRVLENVLQPSFLQKMTVLNLLEKISQDSQILIDIFVNYDCDLDAPNIFERTVNGLLKTALGPPAGSATTLSPAQDITFRHESVKCLGTIVKSMGGWMDQQLRIGESSHTRFPESDVSTEAHSTSNGEDAAVSDYDFHPEVNPEFSDATTLEQRRAYKMELQKGIALFNRKPSKGIEFLIGTKKLGGSPEEIAAFLKNASGLNETVIGDYLGERDEFPLKVMHAYVDSFNFKEMDFGESIRFFLRGFRLPGEAQKIDRIMEKFAERYCKCNPSSFTSADTAYVLAYSVIMLNTDAHNNMVKDKMSKADFIRNNRGIDDGKDLPEEYLGALYDQIVKNEIKMSSDSPAQQSKQANSLNKLLGLDGILNLVTGKQTEEKALGANGLLIKHIQEQFKAKAGKSESTYHSVTDIAILRFMVEVCWAPMLAAFSMTLDQSDDRLATAHCLQGFRYAVHVTAIMGMQTQRDAFMTSVAKFTYLHCAADMKQKNVDAVKAIILIALEDGNHLQEAWEHILTCLSRIEHLQLLGEGAPTDASFLTASNGETEERTPKPIGLSSLKKKGTIQNPAVMAVVRGGSYDSTTVGVNSSGPVTPEQLSNFISNLNLLDQIGNFELNHVFVHSQQLNSEAIVAFVRALCKVAMSELQSPTDPRVFSLTKIVEIAHYNMNRIRLVWSRIWNVLSDFFVSVGLSENLSVAIFVMDSLRQLAMKFLEREELANYNFQNEFLRPFVIVMQKSNSAEIRELIVRCISQMVLSRVSNVKSGWKSVFLIFTAAAADERKNIVLLAFETMEKIVREYFPYITETEAMTFTDCVRCLLAFTTSRFNNDVSPNAIAFLRFCAVKLAEGELLSNGKSISDGSTSDAAEGGGEVVLNAETFINKDEPSSFWVPLLAGLSKLTSDSRLAIRKSSLEVLFSILKDHGHVFSSEFWIAVFNSIVLPIFNFVSEKEVPVRDDQSSPSARSSQSEGSTWDSETASVAAHCLVDLFVSFFDVVRPQLPGVVLIITGFIKSPVQGTASTGVAALVRLTDDLGIRLSEHEWRLIYVGLKEATESTIPGFLKVLGTMDNIEFTRYSQTDLEMDSDHGLSSDDIEDDNLHTAAYVISRMKSHIAVQLLLIQLIYPPLKRSSKSIF, from the exons aTGTCGGCCTCCCAATCCCTCGGCGGCCAGTCCCGCTGCGGCCGCGTGATCGGCCCCTCCCTCGACAAGATCATCAAGAACGCCGCCTGGAGGAAGCACTCCCACATCGTCTCCGCCTGCAAATCCGCCCTCGACAAGCTCGAGACCATCCCCTCCGCCCCCTCCCCCGTCTCGGCCGATCCTCCCTCTCCCTTGCTCGGCCTCTCCCTCTCCGACTCCGACTTCGTCCTCCAGCCCCTGATCCTCGCCCTCGACTCCGCCTACGGCAAGATCGTGGAGCCCGCGCTCGAGTGCGCCTTCAGGCTCTTCTCGCTCAACCTCGTCCACGCGGAGATCGGTGACGTCGCCGGCTATGGCGATCAGGCCAGCGCCGGTGGAGGTTCGGGCTCGATCTTGAGGCTGTTGCAGGGCGTGTGTAAGTCAGGCGGGATCGGGGAGGAGGCCATCGAGCTCGGCGTGCTTAGGGTTGCGCTAGCGGCTGTACGGTCGCCTTGCCTTTTGATTCGAGGAGATTGCTTGTTGCATTTAGTCAGGACTTGTTACAATGTGTATCTCGGTGGCCAGAATGGGACTAACCAGATCTGTGCCAAGTCTGTTCTGGCGCAAATCGTGGTGATTGTTTTCAGTCGGGCTGAGGAGGACTCGATGGCTGTTAGTTTCAAGACGGTGTCTGTTAGTGAGCTATTGGAGTTTACGGATAAGAATTTGAACGAAGGGAGCTCCATACATTTTTGTCAGAATTTTGTTAACGAGGTTGTTGATGCCAACGATGGGACTGCTGTGAATAAGAATTTGGAATTGCATTCGACCTCAGACTTGCAAAATGGGGATGTCCCTGGGGTGAAAGAGGATGAGAAACACGAATTGAGTGATGCAGAGTCGACTGACGGAGCTAAATCAGGCGGTGGCAGTAAGATTAGAGAAGAcgggtttcttctttttaagaaCTTGTGTAAACTGTCGATGAAATTCTCAACTCAAGAGCAGACCGATGATCAAATACTTTTGAGAGGGAAAATTTTATCTTTGGAGCTGCTGAAGGTCGTCATCGACAATGGTGGTCCTATTTGGCGCACAAACGAGAG GTTTCTCAGCGCCATTAAGCAGTTTCTCTGCTTATCATTACTAAAGAACAGTGCATTGTCAGTCATGGCTATTTTCCAGCTTCAATGTTCTATTTTTATGAGCCTCTTATCAAAGTTCAGATCAGGGTTGAAAGCAGAAATTGGAATATTCTTTCCCATGCTTGTGCTTCGGGTGCTTGAGAATGTTCTGCAGCCTAGTTTTTTACAGAAAATGACGGTTCTCAACCTATTGGAGAAGATATCTCAGGATTCGCAGATTCTCATTGATATCTTTGTTAACTACGACTGTGACTTGGATGCCCCAAACATTTTTGAAAG GACTGTTAATGGTCTACTTAAAACTGCCTTGGGACCACCAGCTGGTTCAGCCACAACCTTGTCTCCAGCTCAGGATATTACCTTTCGGCATGAGTCAGTGAAGTGCTTAGGTACCATCGTTAAATCAATGGGAGGTTGGATGGACCAACAGCTGAGAATAGGAGAATCCTCTCATACACGATTTCCGGAAAGTGATGTATCAACAGAGGCTCATTCTACCTCCAATGGAGAGGATGCAGCTGTCTCAGATTATGATTTTCATCCTGAAGTAAATCCAGAATTTTCTGATGCTACCACCCTTGAGCAGCGTCGAGCCTACAAGATGGAGCTTCAG AAAGGTATTGCACTGTTTAATAGGAAACCTTCCAAGGGAATTGAGTTTCTTATCGGCACAAAAAAACTTGGTGGTTCTCCTGAAGAAATCGCTGCTTTTCTGAAGAATGCTTCTGGTTTGAATGAAACTGTGATAGGTGATTATTTGGGGGAGAGGGATGAGTTTCCCTTAAAAGTTATGCATGCTTATGTGGATTCGttcaatttcaaagaaatggaTTTTGGGGAGTCCATAAGGTTCTTCCTACGAGGCTTCAGGCTGCCTGGGGAGGCACAGAAGATTGATCGCATAATGGAGAAGTTCGCTGAACGCTATTGTAAATGCAACCCAAGTTCATTCACTAGCGCAGATACTGCATATGTTCTTGCTTACTCTGTGATAATGCTTAACACAGATGCGCATAATAACATGGTTAAGGATAAG ATGAGCAAGGCTGATTTCATCCGGAACAATCGAGGAATAGATGATGGGAAGGATTTACCGGAAGAATATCTTGGTGCCCTTTATGATCAAATtgttaaaaatgaaattaaaatgagTTCTGATTCTCCAGCTCAACAGAGCAAGCAGGCGAACAGCCTGAATAAACTGCTAGGATTGGACGGTATTCTCAATCTAGTCACTGGGAAGCAGACAGAGGAAAAAGCGTTAGGTGCAAATGGGCTTCTCATAAAGCACATCCAGGAACAGTTCAAGGCCAAAGCTGGAAAATCAGA GTCTACGTATCATTCTGTCACCGATATAGCAATACTGAGATTTATGGTGGAGGTCTGCTGGGCTCCTATGTTGGCTGCATTCAGTATGACACTCGACCAGAGCGATGATAGGCTTGCTACTGCTCACTGTTTGCAGGGATTTCGTTATGCCGTGCATGTCACTGCAATCATGGGTATGCAAACGCAGAGAGATGCCTTCATGACGTCTGTTGCAAAGTTCACTTACCTCCACTGTGCTGCTGATATGAAGCAAAAGAATGTTGATGCCGTTAAG GCAATCATATTGATTGCTCTTGAAGATGGTAATCATCTTCAGGAAGCCTGGGAGCACATACTAACGTGCCTTTCTCGAATTGAGCATCTTCAACTATTAGGAGAAGGTGCCCCTACCGATGCATCTTTTCTTACTGCATCAAATGGTGAAACAGAGGAACGAACACCTAAACCCATTGGCCTTTCATCTCTAAAGAAAAAGGGAACTATTCAGAATCCTGCAGTGATGGCTGTTGTTCGCGGGGGTTCATATGATAGTACTACAGTTGGAGTTAATTCTTCTGGACCAGTAACTCCTGAGCAGCTCAGTAACTTCATATCAAACTTGAATTTGCTGGACCAGATTGGGAACTTTGAGCTAAACCACGTCTTTGTTCATAGCCAACAGTTGAACAGTGAAGCAATTGTTGCTTTTGTGAGGGCCCTTTGCAAGGTTGCTATGTCAGAATTGCAGTCTCCAACTGACCCTCGGGTTTTCAGCTTAACAAAAATTGTAGAAATAGC GCATTATAATATGAACCGGATCAGATTAGTTTGGTCTCGTATATGGAACGTTCTGTCTGATTTCTTTGTGTCAGTTGGGCTATCAGAAAATCTTTCAGTTGCGATCTTTGTGATGGACTCGTTGCGGCAGTTGGCTATGAAGTTCCTGGAGCGGGAGGAGCTGGCAAACTACAATTTCCAGAATGAGTTTCTTAGACCATTTGTAATTGTTATGCAGAAAAGCAACTCCGCAGAGATTAGAGAACTGATAGTTAGATGTATCTCTCAGATGGTTCTCAGCCGCGTAAGCAATGTCAAATCTGGGTGGAAAAGTGTTTTCCTG atttttacaGCTGCTGCAGCTGATGAGAGGAAGAATATTGTCTTGTTGGCCTTCGAAACCATGGAAAAGATTGTCCGTGAATATTTCCCTTATATAACTGAGACTGAGGCGATGACCTTTACGGACTGTGTAAGATGCCTCCTTGCTTTTACGACTAGCAGATTTAACAATGATGTCAGCCCCAATGCCATAGCATTTCTTCGGTTTTGTGCGGTCAAACTTGCTGAAGGTGAACTTTTGTCCAACGGGAAGAGCATAAGTGATGGTTCAACTTCAGATGCAGCAGAAGGTGGTGGTGAGGTTGTGTTGAATGCAGAAACTTTCATCAATAAGGACGAGCCATCATCTTTTTGGGTCCCTTTACTTGCTG GGTTGTCAAAACTGACATCAGATTCCAGACTAGCAATCAGGAAAAGTTCTTTAGAAGTGCTTTTTAGCATACTGAAGGATCATGGTCATGTCTTCTCCAGCGAGTTCTGGATTGCTGTTTTCAACTCTATTGTTCTTCCGATATTCAATTTTGTCTCTGAGAAAGAGGTGCCTGTGAGGGATGACCAGTCATCACCTAGTGCTAGATCTTCACAATCTGAAGGAAGTACTTGGGATTCTGAAACTGCTTCTGTGGCTGCACATTGTTTAGTAGATCTCTTTGTTAGTTTCTTCGATGTGGTGAGGCCTCAACTGCCTGGTGTTGTTTTAATAATAACAGGGTTCATAAAGAGTCCTGTTCAAGGTACTGCCAGTACAGGTGTTGCTGCACTAGTGCGATTAACAGATGACTTGGGCATCAGACTTTCAGAGCATGAATGGAGGCTGATATATGTGGGTTTGAAGGAAGCAACAGAATCGACTATTCCTGGATTTTTGAAGGTTCTAGGAACCATGGATAACATTGAATTCACTCGTTATTCTCAGACAGATTTGGAAATGGATTCCGATCACGGGCTCAGCAGTGATGACATTGAGGATGATAATCTTCACACTGCAGCTTACGTGATTTCGCGGATGAAGAGTCACATTGCTGTGCAGCTACTCTTGATACAG TTAATTTATCCTCCACTCAAGCGATCCTCCAAAAGTATCTTTTGA
- the LOC115756838 gene encoding brefeldin A-inhibited guanine nucleotide-exchange protein 1 isoform X4 translates to MPQTFLKDNRRTVNGLLKTALGPPAGSATTLSPAQDITFRHESVKCLGTIVKSMGGWMDQQLRIGESSHTRFPESDVSTEAHSTSNGEDAAVSDYDFHPEVNPEFSDATTLEQRRAYKMELQKGIALFNRKPSKGIEFLIGTKKLGGSPEEIAAFLKNASGLNETVIGDYLGERDEFPLKVMHAYVDSFNFKEMDFGESIRFFLRGFRLPGEAQKIDRIMEKFAERYCKCNPSSFTSADTAYVLAYSVIMLNTDAHNNMVKDKMSKADFIRNNRGIDDGKDLPEEYLGALYDQIVKNEIKMSSDSPAQQSKQANSLNKLLGLDGILNLVTGKQTEEKALGANGLLIKHIQEQFKAKAGKSESTYHSVTDIAILRFMVEVCWAPMLAAFSMTLDQSDDRLATAHCLQGFRYAVHVTAIMGMQTQRDAFMTSVAKFTYLHCAADMKQKNVDAVKAIILIALEDGNHLQEAWEHILTCLSRIEHLQLLGEGAPTDASFLTASNGETEERTPKPIGLSSLKKKGTIQNPAVMAVVRGGSYDSTTVGVNSSGPVTPEQLSNFISNLNLLDQIGNFELNHVFVHSQQLNSEAIVAFVRALCKVAMSELQSPTDPRVFSLTKIVEIAHYNMNRIRLVWSRIWNVLSDFFVSVGLSENLSVAIFVMDSLRQLAMKFLEREELANYNFQNEFLRPFVIVMQKSNSAEIRELIVRCISQMVLSRVSNVKSGWKSVFLIFTAAAADERKNIVLLAFETMEKIVREYFPYITETEAMTFTDCVRCLLAFTTSRFNNDVSPNAIAFLRFCAVKLAEGELLSNGKSISDGSTSDAAEGGGEVVLNAETFINKDEPSSFWVPLLAGLSKLTSDSRLAIRKSSLEVLFSILKDHGHVFSSEFWIAVFNSIVLPIFNFVSEKEVPVRDDQSSPSARSSQSEGSTWDSETASVAAHCLVDLFVSFFDVVRPQLPGVVLIITGFIKSPVQGTASTGVAALVRLTDDLGIRLSEHEWRLIYVGLKEATESTIPGFLKVLGTMDNIEFTRYSQTDLEMDSDHGLSSDDIEDDNLHTAAYVISRMKSHIAVQLLLIQVVADLYTSHPKSLCRGNIATILELFSSVASHAHQLNSEMKLQKKIQRVCSVLELSGPPIVHFENESYQSYLNFLQYLLLQFPGLSSEMGTESRLVTVCMEVVQTYLNCTSPRFAQVRSANRLVLHWILPLGSAKKEELAARTALVVTALRVLGNLERDTFRRHASRFFPLLVDLVRSEHSSGEVQRVLTYIFQQCIGSIIME, encoded by the exons ATGCCCCAAACATTTTTGAAAG ATAATCGCAGGACTGTTAATGGTCTACTTAAAACTGCCTTGGGACCACCAGCTGGTTCAGCCACAACCTTGTCTCCAGCTCAGGATATTACCTTTCGGCATGAGTCAGTGAAGTGCTTAGGTACCATCGTTAAATCAATGGGAGGTTGGATGGACCAACAGCTGAGAATAGGAGAATCCTCTCATACACGATTTCCGGAAAGTGATGTATCAACAGAGGCTCATTCTACCTCCAATGGAGAGGATGCAGCTGTCTCAGATTATGATTTTCATCCTGAAGTAAATCCAGAATTTTCTGATGCTACCACCCTTGAGCAGCGTCGAGCCTACAAGATGGAGCTTCAG AAAGGTATTGCACTGTTTAATAGGAAACCTTCCAAGGGAATTGAGTTTCTTATCGGCACAAAAAAACTTGGTGGTTCTCCTGAAGAAATCGCTGCTTTTCTGAAGAATGCTTCTGGTTTGAATGAAACTGTGATAGGTGATTATTTGGGGGAGAGGGATGAGTTTCCCTTAAAAGTTATGCATGCTTATGTGGATTCGttcaatttcaaagaaatggaTTTTGGGGAGTCCATAAGGTTCTTCCTACGAGGCTTCAGGCTGCCTGGGGAGGCACAGAAGATTGATCGCATAATGGAGAAGTTCGCTGAACGCTATTGTAAATGCAACCCAAGTTCATTCACTAGCGCAGATACTGCATATGTTCTTGCTTACTCTGTGATAATGCTTAACACAGATGCGCATAATAACATGGTTAAGGATAAG ATGAGCAAGGCTGATTTCATCCGGAACAATCGAGGAATAGATGATGGGAAGGATTTACCGGAAGAATATCTTGGTGCCCTTTATGATCAAATtgttaaaaatgaaattaaaatgagTTCTGATTCTCCAGCTCAACAGAGCAAGCAGGCGAACAGCCTGAATAAACTGCTAGGATTGGACGGTATTCTCAATCTAGTCACTGGGAAGCAGACAGAGGAAAAAGCGTTAGGTGCAAATGGGCTTCTCATAAAGCACATCCAGGAACAGTTCAAGGCCAAAGCTGGAAAATCAGA GTCTACGTATCATTCTGTCACCGATATAGCAATACTGAGATTTATGGTGGAGGTCTGCTGGGCTCCTATGTTGGCTGCATTCAGTATGACACTCGACCAGAGCGATGATAGGCTTGCTACTGCTCACTGTTTGCAGGGATTTCGTTATGCCGTGCATGTCACTGCAATCATGGGTATGCAAACGCAGAGAGATGCCTTCATGACGTCTGTTGCAAAGTTCACTTACCTCCACTGTGCTGCTGATATGAAGCAAAAGAATGTTGATGCCGTTAAG GCAATCATATTGATTGCTCTTGAAGATGGTAATCATCTTCAGGAAGCCTGGGAGCACATACTAACGTGCCTTTCTCGAATTGAGCATCTTCAACTATTAGGAGAAGGTGCCCCTACCGATGCATCTTTTCTTACTGCATCAAATGGTGAAACAGAGGAACGAACACCTAAACCCATTGGCCTTTCATCTCTAAAGAAAAAGGGAACTATTCAGAATCCTGCAGTGATGGCTGTTGTTCGCGGGGGTTCATATGATAGTACTACAGTTGGAGTTAATTCTTCTGGACCAGTAACTCCTGAGCAGCTCAGTAACTTCATATCAAACTTGAATTTGCTGGACCAGATTGGGAACTTTGAGCTAAACCACGTCTTTGTTCATAGCCAACAGTTGAACAGTGAAGCAATTGTTGCTTTTGTGAGGGCCCTTTGCAAGGTTGCTATGTCAGAATTGCAGTCTCCAACTGACCCTCGGGTTTTCAGCTTAACAAAAATTGTAGAAATAGC GCATTATAATATGAACCGGATCAGATTAGTTTGGTCTCGTATATGGAACGTTCTGTCTGATTTCTTTGTGTCAGTTGGGCTATCAGAAAATCTTTCAGTTGCGATCTTTGTGATGGACTCGTTGCGGCAGTTGGCTATGAAGTTCCTGGAGCGGGAGGAGCTGGCAAACTACAATTTCCAGAATGAGTTTCTTAGACCATTTGTAATTGTTATGCAGAAAAGCAACTCCGCAGAGATTAGAGAACTGATAGTTAGATGTATCTCTCAGATGGTTCTCAGCCGCGTAAGCAATGTCAAATCTGGGTGGAAAAGTGTTTTCCTG atttttacaGCTGCTGCAGCTGATGAGAGGAAGAATATTGTCTTGTTGGCCTTCGAAACCATGGAAAAGATTGTCCGTGAATATTTCCCTTATATAACTGAGACTGAGGCGATGACCTTTACGGACTGTGTAAGATGCCTCCTTGCTTTTACGACTAGCAGATTTAACAATGATGTCAGCCCCAATGCCATAGCATTTCTTCGGTTTTGTGCGGTCAAACTTGCTGAAGGTGAACTTTTGTCCAACGGGAAGAGCATAAGTGATGGTTCAACTTCAGATGCAGCAGAAGGTGGTGGTGAGGTTGTGTTGAATGCAGAAACTTTCATCAATAAGGACGAGCCATCATCTTTTTGGGTCCCTTTACTTGCTG GGTTGTCAAAACTGACATCAGATTCCAGACTAGCAATCAGGAAAAGTTCTTTAGAAGTGCTTTTTAGCATACTGAAGGATCATGGTCATGTCTTCTCCAGCGAGTTCTGGATTGCTGTTTTCAACTCTATTGTTCTTCCGATATTCAATTTTGTCTCTGAGAAAGAGGTGCCTGTGAGGGATGACCAGTCATCACCTAGTGCTAGATCTTCACAATCTGAAGGAAGTACTTGGGATTCTGAAACTGCTTCTGTGGCTGCACATTGTTTAGTAGATCTCTTTGTTAGTTTCTTCGATGTGGTGAGGCCTCAACTGCCTGGTGTTGTTTTAATAATAACAGGGTTCATAAAGAGTCCTGTTCAAGGTACTGCCAGTACAGGTGTTGCTGCACTAGTGCGATTAACAGATGACTTGGGCATCAGACTTTCAGAGCATGAATGGAGGCTGATATATGTGGGTTTGAAGGAAGCAACAGAATCGACTATTCCTGGATTTTTGAAGGTTCTAGGAACCATGGATAACATTGAATTCACTCGTTATTCTCAGACAGATTTGGAAATGGATTCCGATCACGGGCTCAGCAGTGATGACATTGAGGATGATAATCTTCACACTGCAGCTTACGTGATTTCGCGGATGAAGAGTCACATTGCTGTGCAGCTACTCTTGATACAG GTGGTGGCCGATCTGTACACGTCACACCCAAAATCTCTATGCCGAGGCAATATTGCAACCATCCTGGAGTTATTTTCTTCAGTTGCTTCACATGCCCACCAACTGAACTCTGAAATGAAACTGCAGAAGAAGATTCAGAGAGTGTGCTCTGTGCTAGAGCTCTCAGGTCCACCCATTGTTCATTTTGAAAACGAGTCTTACCAGAGCTATCTCAACTTTCTTCAGTATTTGCTCCTGCAATTTCCTGGATTGTCCAGTGAGATGGGCACGGAATCACGGCTGGTCACAGTGTGTATGGAAGTGGTGCAAACATACTTGAATTGCACGAGCCCTCGATTCGCGCAGGTGAGATCGGCGAACCGGCTGGTTCTTCACTGGATTCTCCCGCTAGGTTCGGCGAAGAAGGAAGAACTGGCGGCCAGGACGGCATTAGTTGTGACGGCGCTGAGAGTGTTGGGCAATCTGGAGAGAGACACGTTCAGGAGGCACGCCTCacgatttttccctttgttgGTCGATCTCGTGCGGAGCGAGCATAGCTCTGGGGAAGTTCAGCGTGTCCTTACATACATATTTCAACAATGTATAGGTTCCATAATAATGGAATGA